A region of the Sinorhizobium arboris LMG 14919 genome:
GTCGCGCGCGGGGGCGGCAGCCTCGAGGATCTCTGGTGCTTCAACGACGAGGCGATGGTGCGCGCCGCGGCGGCTTCCGTGATCCCCTTGATCTCGGCCGTCGGCCACGAGACGGACTGGACGCTGATCGACCATGCGGCCGACCAGCGGGCGCCGACGCCGACGGGTGCGGCCGAAATGGCGGTGCCGGTGAAGGCCGATCTCGAGGCCCAGCTTGCCAGTCTGGCAGCCAGGCTCAAGGGCGCCGCGGCGCGGCAGATGGACAACCGCCGCCAGACGCTGCGCTCGCTTGCACGGGCGCTGCCCTCGCTCGACCAATTGCTCGCCTTGCCGCGGCGCCGCTTCGACGAGGCGGCCGGCGGACTCGGTCGCGGCCTGCAGATGAACACCGCCAACAAGCGGCGAAGCTTCGAACGCAATGCGGCCCATCTTCGGCCGGAGCTCCTGACCGCAAGGATCGTCGATCGCCGTCAGCGCGTCGTCGATGCGGTCAACCGCGCAGAGCGCATCGTCGAACGCCAGGTTCATCGCGGCGCCGCGCGCATTTCGTCTGCCGACGCCTCGCTCCGCGTTCTGCCGTCACGGCTGATTGGGCAGATTCATCGCGCATCGGATCGCGTCTCCGGCCTGGGCAGGCGCGGGGATGCGGCGATCGCCGCCGATCTGCGCAGGATGAAAAGCGCGCTCGCAGCGCAGGACCGCGTGCTGCAGTCGCTCTCCTATCACAGCGTGCTGCAGCGCGGCTTCGCGCTGGTGCGCGATGCCGCGGGCGAGCCGGTGAAACAGGCGGCTGCCGTGCATCCCGGTATGGCGCTTTCGCTGGAGTTCGCTGATGGCCGCGTCGCGGCGGTCGCAGGAGAGGACGGCGCCCCGCCCAAAACGCCGAAGAAGCGGACGGCGCGGCCGGGCGAGCCGGCCAAGCAGGGCAGCCTCTTCTGATGCACATCCTGGTGGTGCTCGCCCATCCGCTCGAGGAAAGCTTCGCTGCGAGTGTCGCCCGCGTCGCCGCGGAGACGCTGGAGAGCACAGGCCATACGGTCGATCTGCTCGACCTTTATCGCGAAGACTTCGATCCGCGGCTGACCGTGGCCGAGCGGGGCAGCTATTTCGATGAAAGCTACGACGCCTCCGGGGTCTCCCGCTGGATCGAGCGGCTGAACGCTGCGGACGGACTCGTGCTCGTCTTTCCGCAATGGTGGTTCAATTTTCCGGCGATCCTCAAAGGCTTCTTCGATCGTGTCTTCGCGCCCGGGGTCGCTTTCGACCATGATGCGGCAGGCGGCCGTATCGTTCCCCGACTCGGCAACATCCGGCTGTTCTGGGCGCTGACCAGTACCGGTTCTCCCTGGTGGGTCGTGCATCTTTACATGGGAAATCCGGTGCGCCGGCTGCTGAAGCGAGGCATCGCCGCCTTCTGCGGCAAGGGGCTCGACTTCCGCATGGTCACTCTGCACGACATGGATCGGGTGACGGAGGCAAAGCGGAAGCGCCATATCGAGCGTGTGAGGGCTCTGGTGAGCCGGATCTGACCGGCGGCCTATTCGAAGACCGAGAGGAACTTCCTGAGCAGCGCGTCCAGAGCTGCCCGTTCATCGGGTTCGAGGCCGGCAACGAGGCGCTGCTGGTTGGCGACATGGGCAGTGACCGCCGCGTCCACGCGCTCGAGACCCTCCTGCGTCAGAGCGATGAGGACGCCGCGCCGGTCTTCCGGATTGTCCAGGCGTTCGACGAGCCCGGCTTTCTCGAGCTGGTCGATGCGGTTTGTCATCGTGCCGGAGGTGACCATCGTCGTCGACAGCAACGCGCCGGGCGAGAGCCGGAAAGGCGGTCCGGAGCGCCGCAGCGTCGCGAGCACGTCGAAGCTCGCCGAGTTCAGGCCGTGATCGGCAAGGGTGCTGTCGATCTCACGAGCGAGATGAGCCCGAAGCCGCGAGAGGCGACCGAGCAGGCCCATGGCCGTCGCATCGAGCTCCGGCCGCTCTCGGCGCCACTGCGCCAGGATTTTGTCTACGTGATCCATATCCGTCTGCATCGGCGGTCTCAGTGAACGTTTCGCCTTCCTGAAGTCGTAGCCTCCATGTATCTTGACGTCAAGATAAATTGGGATAGATTTATCTTGATGTAAAGATTCTTGAGGTGATGAGATGAGCATGCGCAGCACCGATATTCTGCTCACGGCCATAGCGCCGGCCATATGGGGCAGTACCTATCTGGTCACAACGGAATTTCTGCCGGCGGGTTACCCGGTCACGGTCGCAATGCTCAGGGCGCTTCCGGCAGGGCTGCTGCTGCTGCTTGTCGTCCGGCAAATGCCGACGGGTGTGTGGTTGGCCCGCAGTTTCGTGCTCGGCGCGCTCAACTTCTCGTTCTTTCAGACGATGCTTTTCGTATCCGCCTACCGGCTGCCCGGCGGTGTCGCCGCAACCGTCGGAGCCATTCAGCCGTTGATCGTGATCGTCCTGTCGCGCATCGTTCTCGGCTCGCCGGCCCGGGCGTTGAGCGTCGTTGCCGGCATTGCCGGCATGGCGGGGGTCGCGCTCCTTGTGCTGACGCCAAAAGCGGCGCTTGATCCGGTGGGCGTCGCGGCCGGCCTGGCAGGCGCCGTCTCTATGGCTTTCGGCACCGTGCTGAGCCGACACTGGACGCCGCCGGTCTCGCCGCTCACCTTCACCGCCTGGCAATTGGCGGCCGGCGGGCTGCTGCTGATGCCGGTCACCTTCCTGCTGGAACCCTCTTTGCCTCCGCTCACTGCCGCGAATATTTTGGGCTTCACCTATCTCGGCCTGATCGGCACCGCCTTCACCTATCTTCTCTGGTTCCGCGGCCTATCTCGGCTCGAACCGTCCCAGGTTTCGCCGCTCGGCTTCCTGAGCCCCGTCGTCGCGATCCTCATCGGCTGGGGCGTGCTCGATCAGCAGTTGACGGCGGTGCAGGTGCTTGGGATCGCAACCGTCTTCGCAAGCGTGTGGATGAGCCAGTATGCACAGGCCGCGCGCCGCGCCGCAGCCGCCTCCTAACCCTCTCCCCGCGAGCGGGAAGAGGGAATGAGCGCGAGGATAGGCCGGGTTTATTTCGGCTGATGTAGTGCCGCGAGACTGCTTCGCCCCGCCTGCGGAAAGAAGGTGCCGGCAGGCGAGAGGGGGCGCCGGCACGGCTGATTAGCCTTAACGCGAGGGGTTGCAACCACAGGGTAAGCGTTTCACATTGGCGGCAGTCACCGGAGAAACGCAGCCCTTCATGGTCGATCATTTGACGTCGGCGCATTATTTTGACCTCCTCCGTTTCGCCAGGCGCAAGACCCGCCGCGCCGCCGACGCAGAGGACCTGCTGCATGAAGCGCTGATCGTCGCGCTCAAGGCGCAGCGGTTCCCGACCGGCGACGATCGAGCCTGGTTTCGCGGCGTCATCCGTAATTTGGCTGCGATGCAGGCGCGAACGGCAGCACGCCGTGTTCGGCGCGAAGGGCACATATGCTTTCCGGAAGCCGAGGATGAAGTGGATGTCAGCGATGTATTGGCTTTTGCAGCCACACTCACGCCCAGCCTCCGGATCGTGATGCTGCTCGCAATTGCCGGTCACAACCGACCAGAGATTCGCCATCTCCTTAGAATCTCCGATGAGGCGCTACGCCAGCGCATCCTCATGCTTCGGCGTGCCTGGCGTGATGCCGGCAACACCGACGCAAACCTGAGAACGCTCGGCTTGCACTACCCGCTGGCGAGCGGCCGCATTCGGCGCGCGCTCCTGCCGGTGACGCGCGGCGGCCGGCCGCGTTTGCCAGCCACGATCCGGACGGCCATCTCTTCGCAATAAATTTTTCTCCACGCGCCTCTCACAAAGAGACAGCTGGCGGCAACAAACCGGGGTAACGAACACAAGGAAGCAATCAATGCTGTCGAAAACACGTATCGGAACCATCTGCTACTACGTCTCGGACATCGCCCGGACGGAAGCCTTTTATCGCAGCGTGCTGGGCCTCGACGTCCAGCGCATGGGCGATGACGGCGCCGGCAACGACTGGCTCATGGCCAGCATAGAAAACAATGTCGACCTGATCTTCTTCGTTGCGGAAAGCAAACCCGGCAACACGCCCATCATCGTTTTCGACCTCGCAGAGGGCGGAATTGATGATGTCGTCGGCGGCCTTGCCGAAAAGGGAGCGACGATCGTCACACCGGTAAGCCACGCGCCCGGCGGCTGGTCGGCCGAATTTGCCGATCCTGACGGCCATGTCCTCTCGATTTACCAGCCGGCCGAAGCGCCACGCACGAGGTCAACAAATGGACGAGGCAACTTAGCTGCCTCGGCGCGATAGCTGGAAATGAGCATCCAACCCTCTCCCCGGTCAGACTCTGCCTCACCCTCCCTCGGTCGCCATCCTCGCGGTTGCCCTTTGCGGACCTGGCGGTTCGAGGGAAGGCCGAGCGTGGGATTGCCCCTCAACCGGCTGCCGCCACCTTCTCCCCGCAGGCGGGGAGAAGGGATATGCCGCGCCCGCTCGCTCCCTCGAGCGGGCGGTGAATGCGGGGTTCAGTCGGCGCCGCTTGTCCCTTCGCCCCGCTTGCGGGGAGAAGGTGCCGGCAGGCGGATGAGGGGTTCATCGGGCCCGCAGTGTCAGGCCCACTCGCCTTTGCGCATAACGGGCACACGGGCGCCGTCCGCACGAACGCCGTCGATGTCCACTTCGCCCGAGCCGATCATCCAGTCGATATGGATCAGGCTCGAATTGCCGCCCTGGGCGCGGATCTGTTCCTGACTGAGGCTTGCGCCGTCGAGGAAGCACTTCGAATAGCATTGGCCGAGCGCGATGTGGCACGAGGCGTTTTCGTCGAAGAGGGTGTTGTAGAACAGGACGCCGCTTGCCGAAATCGGCGAGGAATGCGGCACCAGCGCCACTTCGCCGAGGCGGCGTGCGCCCTCGTCCGTGTCGAGCACTTTCTTCAGCACCTCCTCGCCGCGCGAGGCCTTGGCTTCGACGATGCGGCCGGCTTCGAAGCGTACCTGGATATTGTCGATCAGCGTGCCCTGGTGGGAGAGCGGCTTCGTGCTCGACACATGGCCTTCGACGCGCAGCGCATGCGGCGTAGTGAAGACCTCTTCCGTCGGGATGTTCGGATTGCAGGTAATGCCGTTCTTGGCGACCGAAGCGCCGCCATGCCATTCGTGGCCGTCCGCCAGCCCGACGGTCAGGTCGGTGCCGGGACCGGTGAAATGCAGCGCGGCGAAGCGCTCCTCGTTCAGCCAGGCCGAACGTCGGTGCAGATTGGCATTGTGCTCTTTCCAGGCGGCGATCGGATCGCCGACGTCGACGCGCGAGGCGGCGAAGATGGCATTTGCCAGCCTTTCCACGGCAAGCGCCTCGGGATCATCGGGGAACATCTGCTTCGCCCAGGAGGGATTCGGATAGGAGACGATGTTCCAGTTGATGTCGAAGTTGGAGATCTTCTCGAGCGCCGGCTTGTAGGCGATCGAGTTCGCCTTGTTGGCGCGGGCGACCTTCGTCGGATCCTGAGCCGAAAGCAGCATCGGGTTGTCGCCGGCGATGGCGAGGCGCGCAGCGCCTCCCGCATAGGCCTTGGCCATGCCCTCGTAAAGCCAGTCGCTGGCGCGGTCGAAGCTCTCGTCCGGCGCATGGGCGTAGCGGGCAAGCGTCGCTTCCTCGTCGGCGTAGAAGGTCGTCACCAGCCCGGCGCCCGCCATATAGGCGTGCTTGGTGATGAGGCGCACGAGCGGCAGCGCCGCGATCGGCGCGGTCATCACCAGGTCCTGGCCCTTCTGCAATTGCAGACCGACCTTGATGGCGACCTCGGCGAGCTTTTCGAGCTTGACCGGATCGACAGGGTTCTTTGCGGATTGGAGGGGGGCGTTCATGGCGGCTCCTGCTCGTCTTCTTGCGGATGTCAGCGGTTTTAGACCGGTTCCGCCGAAAACAGAAGCGCCTTCAGGCAGCCACCCGTCCCGCGTCGAGCAGAGCCGCCTCGTGCTTTTCGAGGAAAGCCATCAGCCGCTGCGGATAGTCCGCGCCGACCGCAGCTTTCACGCTCGGCCTCTCGGCCAGCGCCTCGCGCCAGGCGGTGACGCGCGGCAGGCCGTGAAAGATGCCGCTGTCGGAAATCGTGTCGAACAGGTCGAAATAGCGGAAGACCGGTGCGAAGACCGCGTCGACAAGGCTGAAGGCGCTGCCTGAAAAATAGGGACCGCTGCCGAGTTCCGCTTCGACGGTCGCGAACTTCGTCTTGAGCACGTCCCTCTTGGCTTCAAGCGTGCCGGCGTCCCGTGTGGTCTCGTAGACCCAGAGATCGGAGAGTACGGAGGAGCCGAACTCCATCCAGCCGCGATGGCGGGCCCGAGCCAGCGGATCGGCGGGATGCAGCTTCGGCCCGGCCTGTGTCTCCTCCAGATATTCGCAGATGACCGTGCTCTCGAAGAGGATCGCTTCGCCGCGATCCTGTGAAATGCGGAGCAGCGGCACCTTACCGAGCGGCGAGATCTTCAGGAACCAGTCGGGCTTGTTGGCGAGGTCGATATCGACGCGCTCGAAGGGCACGCCTTTTTCGCGGAGCGCAATCGCGGCACGCTGCACATAGGGGCAGAGATGGTGGCTGATAAGGGTGAGCTTCGCGGTCATCGGTCGTCTCCCGGCCTGTATTTAGATGCATATGCATATAACGTGGCTTGCCAAACGCGTCAATATAAATGTAATTGCATCTATGAGCGTGAAAAGGACGGATAGCAGCGAGCCGACCGCGGCCGCGACAGGGGCATGGATCGGTCTGATGCGGGCGCAGCGGCGCGCTTTTTCGGCCATCGAAAGGGACTTCAAGGCGGCGGGCCTGCCGCCGCTCGGCTGGTACGACGTGCTGTGGGAACTGGTGAAGGCCGAGGGCGGCCGTTTGCGCCCCTTCGAGATCGAAGCCCGCACGCTGTTTGCTCAATACAACCTGTCCCGCCTGATCGACCGGCTGGAGAAGGAAGGCCTCGTGCAGAGAGAGGCATTCGACGAGGACGCACGCGGCTGCTGGGTCGTCGTGACCGAGAAGGGCCGTGCCATGCGAGGGCGCATGTGGCAGACCTATGGGCCATCGATCGCGCGTCACGTCGGCGCAAAGCTCAGCGAAGAGGAGGCAAGCGCGCTTGCCTCTCTGCTTTCAAGGCTCGGCTGACACTCCCTCTTGAGGAAATCAGGCGATGAGAGACGCGGCAACCGCACTCAATGCGGCTTGCGCATCCCTGGGCGCAAGCCGCACCTGCAGGCCACGCTGCCCGCCATTGATGAAGACCAGCGCTTCGGCAAGCGCCGCTTCCTCCATCGCGGTCGGGACCGTCTTTCTTTGCCCGAAGGGGCTGATGCCGCCGACGTGATAGCCGGTGAGCCGCTCCGCGTCTGCCGGTTTCATCATGCTCGCCGACTTGCCGCCGAAGGCTGCGGCGAGCTTCTTCATGCTCACCTCCCGGTCCGAGGGCACGATGCAGCAGACCGGCTTGCCGTCCACCTCGGCCATCAGCGTCTTCAGCACGCGGGAAGGGTCCTCGCCGAGTGCCTCCGCCGCCTGCAGCCCGACGCG
Encoded here:
- a CDS encoding aminopeptidase encodes the protein MNAPLQSAKNPVDPVKLEKLAEVAIKVGLQLQKGQDLVMTAPIAALPLVRLITKHAYMAGAGLVTTFYADEEATLARYAHAPDESFDRASDWLYEGMAKAYAGGAARLAIAGDNPMLLSAQDPTKVARANKANSIAYKPALEKISNFDINWNIVSYPNPSWAKQMFPDDPEALAVERLANAIFAASRVDVGDPIAAWKEHNANLHRRSAWLNEERFAALHFTGPGTDLTVGLADGHEWHGGASVAKNGITCNPNIPTEEVFTTPHALRVEGHVSSTKPLSHQGTLIDNIQVRFEAGRIVEAKASRGEEVLKKVLDTDEGARRLGEVALVPHSSPISASGVLFYNTLFDENASCHIALGQCYSKCFLDGASLSQEQIRAQGGNSSLIHIDWMIGSGEVDIDGVRADGARVPVMRKGEWA
- a CDS encoding glutathione S-transferase family protein, which produces MTAKLTLISHHLCPYVQRAAIALREKGVPFERVDIDLANKPDWFLKISPLGKVPLLRISQDRGEAILFESTVICEYLEETQAGPKLHPADPLARARHRGWMEFGSSVLSDLWVYETTRDAGTLEAKRDVLKTKFATVEAELGSGPYFSGSAFSLVDAVFAPVFRYFDLFDTISDSGIFHGLPRVTAWREALAERPSVKAAVGADYPQRLMAFLEKHEAALLDAGRVAA
- a CDS encoding NAD(P)H-dependent oxidoreductase, translating into MHILVVLAHPLEESFAASVARVAAETLESTGHTVDLLDLYREDFDPRLTVAERGSYFDESYDASGVSRWIERLNAADGLVLVFPQWWFNFPAILKGFFDRVFAPGVAFDHDAAGGRIVPRLGNIRLFWALTSTGSPWWVVHLYMGNPVRRLLKRGIAAFCGKGLDFRMVTLHDMDRVTEAKRKRHIERVRALVSRI
- a CDS encoding MarR family winged helix-turn-helix transcriptional regulator, which encodes MSVKRTDSSEPTAAATGAWIGLMRAQRRAFSAIERDFKAAGLPPLGWYDVLWELVKAEGGRLRPFEIEARTLFAQYNLSRLIDRLEKEGLVQREAFDEDARGCWVVVTEKGRAMRGRMWQTYGPSIARHVGAKLSEEEASALASLLSRLG
- a CDS encoding VOC family protein; this translates as MLSKTRIGTICYYVSDIARTEAFYRSVLGLDVQRMGDDGAGNDWLMASIENNVDLIFFVAESKPGNTPIIVFDLAEGGIDDVVGGLAEKGATIVTPVSHAPGGWSAEFADPDGHVLSIYQPAEAPRTRSTNGRGNLAASAR
- the ybaK gene encoding Cys-tRNA(Pro) deacylase — encoded protein: MSKTTRATQALAKAGVIFTVHSYDYDPGAERVGLQAAEALGEDPSRVLKTLMAEVDGKPVCCIVPSDREVSMKKLAAAFGGKSASMMKPADAERLTGYHVGGISPFGQRKTVPTAMEEAALAEALVFINGGQRGLQVRLAPRDAQAALSAVAASLIA
- a CDS encoding EamA family transporter; translated protein: MSMRSTDILLTAIAPAIWGSTYLVTTEFLPAGYPVTVAMLRALPAGLLLLLVVRQMPTGVWLARSFVLGALNFSFFQTMLFVSAYRLPGGVAATVGAIQPLIVIVLSRIVLGSPARALSVVAGIAGMAGVALLVLTPKAALDPVGVAAGLAGAVSMAFGTVLSRHWTPPVSPLTFTAWQLAAGGLLLMPVTFLLEPSLPPLTAANILGFTYLGLIGTAFTYLLWFRGLSRLEPSQVSPLGFLSPVVAILIGWGVLDQQLTAVQVLGIATVFASVWMSQYAQAARRAAAAS
- the xseA gene encoding exodeoxyribonuclease VII large subunit, producing MNSFFDSASPSNVAEYSVSELSGSIKRTVEQAFDHVRVRGEISGYRGPHSSGHAYFALKDDRARIDAVVWKTTFARLKFRPEEGMEVIATGRVTTFPGSSKYQIVIDSLEPAGAGALMALIEERKRKLAAEGLFDAGRKRPLPFMPKVIGVVTSPTGAVIRDILHRIADRFPVHVIVWPVRVQGDGACEEIVAAIEGFNALQPGGPIPRPDVLIVARGGGSLEDLWCFNDEAMVRAAAASVIPLISAVGHETDWTLIDHAADQRAPTPTGAAEMAVPVKADLEAQLASLAARLKGAAARQMDNRRQTLRSLARALPSLDQLLALPRRRFDEAAGGLGRGLQMNTANKRRSFERNAAHLRPELLTARIVDRRQRVVDAVNRAERIVERQVHRGAARISSADASLRVLPSRLIGQIHRASDRVSGLGRRGDAAIAADLRRMKSALAAQDRVLQSLSYHSVLQRGFALVRDAAGEPVKQAAAVHPGMALSLEFADGRVAAVAGEDGAPPKTPKKRTARPGEPAKQGSLF
- a CDS encoding MarR family winged helix-turn-helix transcriptional regulator — protein: MQTDMDHVDKILAQWRRERPELDATAMGLLGRLSRLRAHLAREIDSTLADHGLNSASFDVLATLRRSGPPFRLSPGALLSTTMVTSGTMTNRIDQLEKAGLVERLDNPEDRRGVLIALTQEGLERVDAAVTAHVANQQRLVAGLEPDERAALDALLRKFLSVFE
- a CDS encoding sigma-70 family RNA polymerase sigma factor, producing MVDHLTSAHYFDLLRFARRKTRRAADAEDLLHEALIVALKAQRFPTGDDRAWFRGVIRNLAAMQARTAARRVRREGHICFPEAEDEVDVSDVLAFAATLTPSLRIVMLLAIAGHNRPEIRHLLRISDEALRQRILMLRRAWRDAGNTDANLRTLGLHYPLASGRIRRALLPVTRGGRPRLPATIRTAISSQ